The Lolium perenne isolate Kyuss_39 chromosome 6, Kyuss_2.0, whole genome shotgun sequence genome segment AATCTGATAACGATGTATAGGCCAAACAGTTTTTTCGCGGAGAATTAGCTAGCACGAACAAAGTACACTAAAGGCGGCATAGATTAGTCTAGGGGGAGAAGCAATGCAGGTGCAGATCTGTGTTTGTTTCCTAGAAAGTGATTGACCATTGCTCGTGCCGTATACGCATCGGACTTATCGGCAGAGATTAGAATGCTGCAAGGGGTGGATCTTGAACGTTGGTTCGTGAGCCTCCGTTTTTAACGCTCGGTTGGCTGTCTTATCTTTTATCTATCTTTTCAAAAATACAGTACAAACGTAGATACTTACATATACTCATCTCCATGAACATATATACGCATATCTTActtctatgagcacctccgaaaaaCTGAGCCGGCGAatgggatcttgaaattgacgaaagtCGCCACTGGCGCCTTGTTGTCGacaggaacgtcgcctcccactaaaAGAAGATTCTGTTTTTATGACACACATAACACATATGTCAAACCtgagatttgaactctggtgggctttgGTACAACTACCCTCCTAACCACTCCTATCAAAACTGTCAAATCAATCCAATATTCTCTCCGTTAATCGTTATCTTTAACTTCATTCACCCTTCCCCATACAAATAATACACCAAGTCGCGGTGTTTCAGCGTGCAAAGaattgttgttgaacctcagtacTTATGGCATAACAACCTATCTTCAAACGGATAATATTTTACTTATTCCGAGTGGTTCTTTATTGTGGTCCCTTTATTCTAGAATCATAAGGCTTGCGGTAATTCCATTTCGGCAACATCTCATGAAAGAATTAATGTTAAGGCCTTCAGTAATTCCATTTCGACTTCATCTGATATTTCTTCAATTTGGTTTCCCAGACATTGAAATGTCCCAAATTTTTGCCCTTGACAATAGGATAATGTGAGGATGTTCACTTATGCATCTTGTATTTCTTCGTTGCTCGCTCAAAGTATGCCTTTTGTCATACTCACAACAATCTTTTAGATCTATCTCGATGAATCTCTATTCTAAGGACATATAAGGCTTCACTGAGATCTTTTACATCAAAGTAGGATGACAAAAAATCTTAATCTTGTGGAGCATATCCTTATCGCTACAAACaaataatatgtcatccacaaACATGACTACTATTGTGAACCCACTGCGCTTAAACTTGACATAAATGATGTCGGCACAACATTGTAAAACAAAAGTTATAATGACCTTATCAAACTGTAGTTACCATTATCTTGAAGCTTGCTTCAAGCCATAAGTAGATTTCTTCAAATGATATGCCCAGTGTTTTTTCCTTCCACGAAAAAACCTTTCGGTTGAGTCATGTAAACATCTTCATTCAAGTCACCATTTAGGAATACCCTCTTAACATTCGTCTAATGTATCTCTAAATCATAATGTGTTGCTAATGCCATAATGATTCTGAAAGAGTCCTTGCTTGACATAGAAGATCGATAAACTTTCATTGTAATCAATTCCCTCACTTTGTGTGAATCCTTTCGCAACAATCTTTACTAGGAACCTTTCAACATTTCCTTAATTTTATATACCCACTTATAGCCTTATCTTTTAGCTCCATTGGGAATTTCTATTAAGTCGCAAACATCATTTGTGCCGAAAGACTTCAACTCATCTTCCATGGAAACTACGATTTAGTTGAGTTTTCACTTTTCACGGCCTCCTTGTAAGAGGGTAAATCTTCCACCTTTTGCACATCATATATGTCATCACTCATGTAAGTGATATAATCATATGGATGGCTTTCTTTCTCTCTTGTTGAATTCTTCATAACAGAGGACGTGATGGACAATCATTTTCTGGTCAAGAATCATCTTCTGGTTGAGGATCATCTTCTGGTTATGACTTCCATTTGGTTGAGGATCAACATTCATTCAGTGTGAGCATTGTGTGTCATGTCAAAATTTCTAAAAGGGTGAACGATCTCTTGGATAGTCGAGGATGGAGTGCAAACGCGCTTCTCCTCAAGACCAATAGTCCTAATTCGGCGACTTCATTATTCGGAAAAGTACCAGTTGTCTGGTTTCCACAAACTTAGTGGTATGACCTCGAAAATAAAAGTGATGCCACATACCCCTATGAGGGTATCCAATGAAGTAACAACTTACTATTTTTTTGCTAGTTTCAAAAGTTGTGATTAAATACTTTTGCTTCAACTGGACATCCCCACACAAGTAGGTAGTTCAAGCTCGGTTTCTTTCCCGTCAAGATATTGTAAGGTGTGTTCAGTGCGGGTTTTGTAGGAGCAATATTTAGTACGTGCACATCCGTCTTTAAAGCCTCCATCCATAGGATTACTGGTAAACTTGTGTGGCTAAGCATGTCGCAACATGTCCATATATAAGGGTGTGGTTTGCGATGGTGAGCCACACCATTTTGATGAGGTTCATCAGGTACTGAGTAATAATGCGCAACACTGGCTAGCACTTGAAACTTGAAGCCATCTAGGTTTCCAAGTGACTCCTTAGCCATCTAGGAGTTGCAGGCCCTCCAAGAAGTAGCAACACTTTGCTAGCAATTGGAACTTGAAGCCCTTAGAAAGACATCATGAAAATTGGCTTCTCGAAGCAATATAGATAATCAAAGATATGAAGTTAGGTTTAGAGTTTGGTGCAAGACAGAAAGAGGTGAAGATATGAGTAGGCAAGGGTTCTCTCTTATGAAAAGTAAGAAATCTGACTATTACATGAAAAAGTAACGTCTCTTGAAGTATCAGATAGTGAAACCCACGGGTTCTCGACTAGCTTAAAATTTGAAGGGTTGTTAGGAAAACATACTTCCTAAAGGTACGACACTAAgcactatttttttttgaataatacATTTTTTTATTAAATTTCAGAAATTGTGACGCCGAAAGGTTCTTATCGGCGTAGGGGACGCCGAGTCGCCGAGGCCATATTATTTTCGGAAATTTCAAAAGaagtgtattatttctgaaatttaaTTAAAAATGTATTATTTTTGAAAGAATAGCCATTAACGCTCAGAGGTACCCATAGGACCGGAGAACCTCAAAAGGTGGAAATTGTCGGAGGTAATGGAAGGAGTGATCAGAGGTTCAGGGTCAACATGGTGACTAGTTTTTGTCATGAAAATGTGCATGCCCGTTAATTGCGATGAAAAGTGAACTACGAGTTTCTAGGACTACTAGAACACCCTAAATAATGAGTTTGATAATAAAAAAAACTGCTAAGTCCCTCCTCGGAGGTTCCAGTGTTGGATGGACTTCTTAGACATGAAATGTGAAGGTTGGTGGTTCCAGCAATATACTACTAGTAGTCTAGTGGTGCCAAGGAAAACAAAGACATATTTGAAACCATTTTCCTTCCCGTCTCTCAATCTCACTGGGCCAGTGAGAAAGATGACTTGAGTTTGTGCGAAAGAAGAAAACATGGATATTAGCGATTTTTTTAGTGAAAACATGAAATCTTTGTGAGTTAGTATTAGTGGCACATACGATAAGGAAAGAGATATTCTTCAATCTAGGAATTTAAATGACTATGGGGTTATTTCTGTAATAGGCAGATCTCCTTCCTACATCGAACTTCGATCAACTTCAAGATCAATGCAAGACGCATATTTAAAGAACCCAAAGACCAAAACAGAAAGCAAAGAATGTccgatccatatacatcttataaTCAGTTTGATTGTTGTAAGAAAAGATGGCAAGGCATGAAATAGGGATCGATGTTACCCACCTTGGGTCCTCAACCTGGGTTAACTTGTCTTCCTGTTCTTCGGTTTATCCGAGTTTGTCTAGAAGATCTTTGCATTTATGTTTTATATAAATGAGTTGTATAATAAAAAAATATGCCACGAAAATTGATGTGAAGAAAAGGAGATGATAAAAAAAAACGTGTGTATCTATCGAAAAAATAATAGTAAGATAGTAAAACAAAAGGAAAGAGATAAGTTAAGGAGGGGAAATGAAACTAGGgtcataaaaataaaacaaaacaaaaaagaatCCACAAAAcgtaacaaaaaaataaaaataaaaataataggaACAACGAAAACGAAAATGAAGAAATATAACCTAGATGGGCCGGCCCATGCAGCGTGGGTATGCGTGTCCGTATCTACTATAGCGGCAGATCGGAAAGCCGAAACTGGACGCCAAATGGCACTAATGGAAAAGAATGCAAATCTTTCTTTGATGGAAGCTTGCGAGCTGCAGGCTACCTGGTGGCCATGTAGACAGGTCAGCAGCAAAACATTTTACCAGGGTAGTGGAATAGGAATGTCAAAGCAGAGGCAGTGAGGGGTCTCGAGTCTCGTGGTTGAGCTGTCAGTGCCCATGGCGCGAAATTCCACCTGGATCCCACCACCAGTGCGATTAGATGTCTGAAAATTTTAAATTGATATTTGGACAACGATTATGATTTGACATTATATATCTGCAAAAGAGAAATTGAGCTGTCGGCGTACGTACATGTACATGCATGCATACGCAGCTGATCACCGATCGAGAGGTAGCTGAGCTGGTGTCCATGTCAGCACGTAGTGTCAAAGAAACGATGGAGTATGCATGCATCCATgcgacatcatcatcatcattcattaACTGAAGAAGTGACACTAAACAGATCAAGATGCTGTCTGCGGCAAATTGATGGGTGTTTAACTGCCATGATCAGGGATGGAATTTTTCAATCGGAGAAAAGGGCTGGGATTTTTCAGCTCTGTGAGAAAAGGATCGGCAGTCTATACAGATTTGATGGATGGCAATGCTGAGATGAGAGAGATCGCTTTCAGGAAGAAAAAAACTGAGACTGAGAAAGAGAGATAATAGTTGAGTGCtttcagagagagagagagagagagagattgtgtCTTTTTTTAGAAAGAGAGAGAGTGCGTCTGTGTGTTTAGTTAGCACGTGGGCAGTGTAACATTGATTTGCTTAATGGGCCTTCTAGTCCATGATGGCCCGTCATGCCATTACTAGCATATAAGTGAACACTGAGTTGAACAAATAAAAAAATGCATTCTTCATATGTTAGCGAATGTTACTGCCGTTTCAAGAGCAACTCCAGTGGCGTCCCTAaatcgtcccccaaagggatttaagGTGCGTTGGACAAAAAATGTTCTTAGCTGCGTCCCCCAACCTTTTTTTTATCCGGCGCacaccgatacggtgtccggcgccccgagcccatccccgcCCCACAGGAGATGCTCCGAGCACgccagacacaacgaaaagcgaggcggagaGTGGCGGGGCCGATGCGTCAGCGGCACAAGTTtggacctaaccgtcgcctacctcgcggcgGAAGTTATTTGCGCGGGGTGACACACGACCGAAGCGCCGCAACTTTTCCTTAATGGCgatggaggggcaggcgagacgtctcgtcggtgctccGCAGCCTCCACGCGCGTCGCCGGCATTCGCACGCCACCTcccgttcccgcgctttcttcccgccgcTTCTGGCCTCTTCctgcgctttcttcccgacgtcggcgtctataaaagcccccccccccccccctggctCAATGGCAACCACCACAGCCGTCGGCACCCCTTTCTCCGCCACAAGCACAGCCCTCGTCGCTCGAACACCAGTGCGCAATGATGAACCGCCCCGTCGATGGCAAGTTCCCTCCATcgtcgtctcctccaccaccacctccaccaccggattCGCAGTTcggcatcgacaccgctgcccagGAAGAGTTGCGGCGGCGCCGAGCGGAGTCGAGCAGAGCTTTGGCGTGCAGAGCGGCGGCAGCGGTGGGAGGCAATAGAGCAGCGGGCCCATCAGCAGCGTGAGGCGACGGCGGTGACGACAGCAGCGGGAGACCCCGCAGCTGAGGAGAACGCGGCGTGGGAGGAGGAGGCGCTAGCGAACAACATTGCGGCGTCCGACGCCACCACGGTGGAAGAGGTGCGGCGATGCTTGCGGACACCATTGCGGCGTTCGATGCCGCCACGGCGGAAGAGGCGCGGCGGCGTCGGACGGAGGAGATGGCCCAGCGGTGGTATGATGAGCGCCAACGCATGAAGCGGGAGGCGCAGTACCGTGAACGGCGGGAGGCGATCGAGCGGCGGGAGGCGATGGAGCGTATGCAGcagcaggcggcggaggagcatCAGTAGCGGGAGGTGGCGCCGGCGGCAACGAGGCGGCCTGGGGGGCGCGGGCGGATGCGTTGGCGGCGcgactggaggaggaggacgacgacgaggcggaggaggaggaggaggaggaggaggaggaggaggaggatgacgacgaggcggacgacgatgacgacttcgagtggtccgacgacgacgggccgcacccggacgagacggccgatcagcaacgcgtgctcgtcgagtccttcgagtcggagaagaagctccaggacgatgcccgtgcccgcgaagaggcgcagatttgCCGCGCCGTCGAGCTCTTCCTCCAAGCGGCGCAGCAGGGGTGGGCAGGCGACGACGCGCTGCTGGAGCAGCGGCGTCTGCTCACCGCCCTACGTATGGAGAGGCGGCGCCTGGAGGAGCTACGgcggaggggaggcgacgacggggcgggaccgtcgaacgcaccgttgggcggtcagtaggctagggtttaggtgaaatctagccgttttcattcaaactttgtaatatataatcaaatttgaatgaaaacctttattttcgtgcactaaTATATTCATTTGGGgagggcgtttgggggacgtggctgggAAGCGTCGTCCcctaaacgcggcacgaacaaaacacgtcccccaaacgctcatccGGCgctgtttgggggacggtttggggcacgcgattggagatgctctaactgagGTTTTAGACACGCATATAGCCCCCAAAATGTGACTTTGAATGTTATAAGTTTTTATGAGTATGTTATCCAGTAAAGAAATTTAAAACATAATTATGAATTATTTTCACAAGATACCTTAAGATGCGACTGTTTATTTTGACAAATACCATTATTTTTTCATACATTGATTGCCAAAGCTAGAGAACTGAGACTACACGCCCTCTAGCATGTACCATCTCTTTCACAACAAAATTATAGCGGTAACTCCTCATTCGGTTTCCTTTGACACAAAAATTACCAACTCCGTATGAAGATTTTTGCTGTTGGTTCATGCTTTACAATCTGTGTCACATATGTAAACGTGAAATATTGCTGCTTTTGGATCTGGGCCGTCATGCCATTACTATCATACACTGCAACAATGGCGGATGCAGGAAACAGCACTAGAGGGTGGACACACCTCCAAAAACAATTGTGCTTCTCAACTGTGGTAAAATTTTGCCAGATAAGTAATATATGTAGCCAATATTCCTCGAATTAAGGGTAGAAAATTTCTTAAATTTTGGGGTGGGCCACGGCCAACCAGGCTCACCCTGCAGGTCCGTCCCTACATTGAAATATTGATGTTGACGAGAAGTGAACAGTGagttgaacaaataaaattttgcatTCTTCATAAACAAACAAGATGTTAGCGAATATTACTGCCGTTTCTAAACTAATTGAGGTTTTAGACATGCAAATAGCCCCCAAAATGTGGCTTTGAATGTTACAAGTGTTTATATGAGTATGTTGGCCAGTAAAGAAATTTAAAACATAATTACGAACTATTTCCACAAGATACCTTAAAGATgcgattgttttatttcttttcacaTGCATTGATTGTCAAAGTTAAAGAATTTCGACTGTCCTCTGTATTTAGCTCAACCGGGTGCACCATGCTAGCTTCCCTCCCGACCCAACCACCCCTACCAAAGCCACCCTTCCCCTGTCGCCATTATATATTCAGGCAACCCCTCCTTGCTTTCTCAGCTGCCTTTCTTTCCATCTGTTCCTAGCGTTTCTCCACTCCATTGGCGTTGGCTTATCAGCTGCTCTGCTCATCACACTCAAACAACACAAGCTAGTTCAGCACCTCAGCTAAGCCGACCAGCTGCATTGGTTGATTGCACTCATGGGGTTGCAAGAAATGGAGAAGCTGCAGCTGCATCGCCATGGTGGCGGCAATATGCGACTTGGCGCAGCCGCGGTCGCCGGCGACGACCAGGCAGCGGGCGGCGGCAGGAGCAAGGCCACGGCGGCAGCGGCGGTCTGGATTGCCCTGCCGCTGATAAGGCCCGTCAAGGTCGCCCGCCGAAGACTCGACGATGGTACCAGCAGCAACAGCTGCGGCGCGAGAGGGGCagacgaggaagatgaggaggaggtgACGACGCCGAGAGGGGAAGGGTGCAGAataccggcggaggcggcgacgTGCCCTCCGGCGCCCAAGAAGGCGAGGACGGCGGCCGTAGCCATCGTCACCGACCGCCGGTGCAACCGCGACGACGGCGAGGTGACGGAGTACTACCGCGTGCCGGCGGACCTGGACTCCGTGTTCGCCGTCGTCGGCCGGGTCGCCGAGGCCAACTGATCGATTCTTACGTGTAACGCGA includes the following:
- the LOC127309759 gene encoding uncharacterized protein → MGLQEMEKLQLHRHGGGNMRLGAAAVAGDDQAAGGGRSKATAAAAVWIALPLIRPVKVARRRLDDGTSSNSCGARGADEEDEEEVTTPRGEGCRIPAEAATCPPAPKKARTAAVAIVTDRRCNRDDGEVTEYYRVPADLDSVFAVVGRVAEAN